From a region of the Daphnia magna isolate NIES linkage group LG1, ASM2063170v1.1, whole genome shotgun sequence genome:
- the LOC116936576 gene encoding E3 ubiquitin-protein ligase RFWD3, producing the protein MASDFDEFAARLTAADPEEVQVAGPSLEQRNQRASVIVVQTASTENRIGSVESDVTNEVHTDQDSRQSLAESNGPLSPILITSRRRRARDEGNEEEEMEDAGPPSRKAKSDAEGGFLLEKKDKSIVDDEEDGQVCPVCFDVWSNSGSHRVVSLKCGHLFGQACIERWVHSGGKGARCPQCNESAQKKDIRPIYVRNLKAIDTTERDRALAALEHEKENRRRLELEYHKLQIQMTAKEQDILRLQHELQQCRAALSGACLAASGQGAELPLAGAGPLFGSQPPGILGRRLVLDSTLELCKEGQCRVMSYSEHLTLLVVSYAGTNSHLTGTGVKKVNALGGFRTVGYIAVHRKPIRDMAFHLEQNDLLLTVSLDKTAKLVNVHSDIAVTSYSCDAPLWSCAWNADNKYQFFVGTGTGKVLLYDTRKPGDAVDCWSEPNSMSPVTGLAYLPFSPVTTFPRGGLFVQRLQSCVFHESRTDGFVAHPLPLDGSFTSLCVEPETRHFLASSRPNNAHPQARHTVCAPSWTVLGSDSSNGVCSSHAITTIQAGTQQKLLSRSCLLTAPGSTEGKQLIVAAHQEAAQCISLWDVNSSAVLQKLPCSDPVLDLLPIRVNGVHFVAALSEKNARFYKWT; encoded by the exons ATGGCCAGTGACTTTGACGAATTTGCAGCAAGGCTAACTGCTGCTGATCCGGAAGAAGTCCAAGTTGCAGGTCCGTCACTTGAACAACGTAACCAAAGAGCGAGTGTTATTGTTGTCCAAACTGCTTCCACGGAAAACAGAATTGGTTCTGTGGAATCGGACGTGACCAACGAGGTTCATACAGATCAGGATAGTCGACAGAGTTTAGCTGAGAGTAATGGGCCATTGTCTCCCATTTTGATTACAAGTAGACGCCGGAGAGCTAGAG ATGAAGGTAATGAGGAGGAGGAAATGGAAGATGCTGGGCCCCCCTCAAGAAAAGCTAAATCAGATGCTGAAGGAGGTTTccttttagaaaaaaaagacaaatctaTAGTggatgatgaagaagatggtCAA GTCTGCCCAGTTTGTTTTGATGTATGGAGTAACTCTGGGTCCCACAGAGTTGTATCTTTAAAATGTGGACACTTGTTTGGGCAAGCTTGCATAGAACGTTGGGTTCACTCTGGTGGGAAGGGGGCCAGGTGTCCCCAGTGCAATGAATCAGCTCAAAAAAAGGATATTAGACCCATTTATGTTAGGAATTTAAAG GCAATAGATACCACAGAAAGAGACAGAGCCTTGGCAGCTCTGGagcatgaaaaagaaaatcgccGTAGGCTAGAATTAGAATACCACAAActtcaaattcaaatgacAGCCAAAGAGCAAGATATATTACGATTGCAACACGAACTCCAGCAATGTCGGGCAGCCTTGTCAGGCGCTTGTTTAGCAGCCAGTGGTCAGGGTGCCGAGTTACCTTTAGCGGGGGCGGGTCCTCTATTTGGGTCTCAGCCTCCTGGAATCTTAGGCCGTCGTCTAGTTCTTGATTCTACATTAGAACTGTGTAAAGAAGGTCAATGCCGAGTCATGTCCTATAGCGAGCATTTAACTCTACTAGTAGTGTCTTATGCTGGAACAAATTCGCATTTGACGGGCACTGGGGTCAAGAAGGTCAACGCTTTGGGAGGATTTCGCACCGTTGGCTACATTGCCGTTCATAGGAAGCCCATTCGCGATATGGCCTTTCATTTGGAGCAGAATGATCTGCTCTTAACCGTTTCCTTGGATAAGACGGCCAAGCTAGTAAACGTTCATAGTGACATCGCTGTTACCTCATATTCGTGCGATGCACCTCTATGGAGTTGCGCCTGGAATGCCGACAATAAATACCAGTTTTTTGTCGGAACCGGTACAGGCAAGGTGTTACTTTATGATACACGTAAGCCCGGTGATGCTGTTGACTGCTGGTCGGAGCCAAATAGTATGTCGCCTGTCACAGGCCTTGCGTACCTTCCGTTCAG tcCGGTGACAACTTTCCCAAGAGGCGGGCTCTTCGTTCAACGTCTACAGTCATGTGTCTTCCACGAGTCACGGACAGACGGCTTTGTTGCGCATCCGCTGCCTTTAGATGGGTCGTTTACGTCGCTTTGCGTTGAACCAGAAACGCGACATTTTCTTGCGTCTTCAAGGCCTAACAACGCTCATCCGCAG GCTCGCCATACGGTCTGTGCTCCTTCGTGGACTGTTCTGGGCAGCGATTCGTCCAACGGTGTTTGCAGTAGTCATGCCATTACGACTATTCAAGCCGGAACACAGCAAAAATTGCTTTCGCGTTCGTGCCTCCTTACTGCTCCAGGCTCCACTGAAG gTAAGCAGTTAATAGTGGCTGCCCATCAAGAGGCTGCCCAATGCATTTCGCTGTGGGATGTTAACTCGTCAGCTGTGCTTCAAAAACTGCCCTGTTCAGATCCTGTTTTGGATCTCCTTCCTATCCGCGTTAATGGCGTCCATTTTGTTGCCGCCTTGTCCGAAAAGAATGCACGTTTCTACAAGTGGACATGA